In a single window of the Candidatus Krumholzibacteriia bacterium genome:
- a CDS encoding tetratricopeptide repeat protein, which produces MKFAWIFPALLLFSLSSALALDAGEELQFFQKLHEDGLHEVALREMESSLSKNPGHELSHEIHHLASLSALALGELEKLSRHLQRFADLRPEDPRLCDLLFQSARECAREGRFELADPLIERLLREHPDCEEKGEVVYLSARIRHAQGNRPAALQLLAWIVENSSDSELLGKALYERADLRGEDNPQSAALDLEALKGSLPNHPLAGFASLRLAGIRHSQGETGKALDEIDWILSRFDEKELVLRALQRKADYLEEYGHLKEAASALGELQLRFPGRADSQVQAMREAELLLSAADPRKALLILGKAIRTHGSSSSLWILQSRTLDSLGKEGEAEASWRKSLELDLNVEQKRETLLALCETVFEDDPGSEYPVFHSDLFPLLDSARERSQSLLRLGLYFRNRDENMPALQAWELLEKEKSRASEYQESLYYRALLLAELERGAEGDFLLMKLQEEYGGSHWGLQARDHLESVARYERVLKEAAVEELVDILRSESKLSVAASLRLGRVFSEQLKDFPRAVAHFEALSESLEDLDESAHAAYEAGRVSALQSRKLVLAGDEKTALQWRERALEFFRWASRSSRPETLEGSDYERTLLELDRLEQGPEQMPFLDLYLESWPASPRSALLLSRRAEILLEQQSGDIEEERILAVLEDCRRSLTLDSSGAAAPATRLTLARASRKLNRMEDAEIQYRILLDQFSTRYEGVEARYGLGELAEKRKEFRTALTLFGEYESMAPGSSRIPRCLIHLGDCHFFLRNWEKARDYYRRIREEYPDNPFVDDTVFRSALAAERMGEGDAQRKDLVWLSQNGEERFRREALWRLAALPTEASSRQGVLQELLKLGWSGRYSEESAIELARGALDSGQGKEALALCDSLLTRTDSGENLPLLRSLRIRSLLQLDRGEEALAIWKSLEDASPLGEDESARVLLAFGRWHGKEGRLEEARRWFSLCLDRHGESVAAAEVSFETALIEARAGRYDRALSLFATLQEEHPGSPAAFRASVKAAGILFNRGDYEEASRNYELALSLEENPDADLLYWSSLALEKTGNPREALERIQSFLARYPEDGKVPEAMMKLGYFFQQLGQFDRALLAYRNAEFFQDREGKARLHFWIADCLEARGDLAEAATAFLKVSYLYNDQGMWGVTATLRSALLSEKLGDASQADRLFRKVLSSQGENSDFGRAAREGLERLAGNANVP; this is translated from the coding sequence ATGAAGTTCGCCTGGATCTTTCCGGCTCTCCTTCTTTTCTCGCTGTCCTCGGCCTTGGCTCTTGATGCCGGCGAGGAGCTGCAGTTTTTTCAGAAACTCCATGAAGATGGTCTCCATGAGGTCGCCCTTCGAGAGATGGAATCCTCTCTGTCAAAGAATCCCGGACACGAACTTTCTCATGAAATCCATCATCTGGCATCTCTCAGCGCACTTGCCTTGGGGGAACTGGAGAAACTGTCTCGACACCTTCAGCGATTTGCCGATCTTCGACCCGAGGATCCCCGTCTCTGTGACCTTCTCTTTCAATCAGCCAGAGAGTGCGCCCGGGAGGGTCGCTTCGAACTTGCTGACCCCCTGATCGAGAGGCTTCTCCGGGAGCACCCTGACTGCGAAGAGAAGGGCGAGGTCGTCTATCTTTCCGCGAGAATTCGCCATGCGCAGGGGAACCGACCGGCAGCCTTGCAACTGCTTGCCTGGATTGTCGAAAACAGTTCGGACTCCGAACTCCTCGGAAAGGCTCTCTACGAGAGAGCAGACCTGCGAGGGGAAGACAATCCGCAAAGTGCCGCTCTGGATCTGGAAGCACTGAAAGGTTCTCTGCCGAACCATCCCCTTGCGGGTTTTGCTTCCCTGCGTCTTGCTGGAATTCGTCATTCACAGGGGGAGACCGGCAAGGCCCTTGATGAAATCGACTGGATCCTCTCCCGCTTCGACGAGAAGGAATTGGTTCTTCGGGCATTGCAAAGGAAGGCAGACTATCTGGAGGAATACGGTCACTTGAAGGAGGCCGCCTCTGCTCTGGGGGAACTCCAGCTTCGTTTCCCGGGAAGGGCCGACTCGCAGGTACAGGCCATGCGGGAAGCGGAACTTCTGCTGAGTGCGGCTGACCCCCGGAAAGCTCTCTTGATTCTCGGAAAAGCAATTCGGACTCACGGCAGTTCGTCTTCACTCTGGATTCTGCAGTCCAGAACTCTGGACTCCCTCGGCAAGGAAGGTGAAGCGGAAGCCTCCTGGAGGAAGTCCCTGGAGTTGGACCTGAACGTCGAACAGAAAAGAGAGACGCTGCTCGCATTATGCGAGACCGTCTTTGAGGATGACCCCGGCTCGGAGTATCCTGTTTTTCACAGCGACTTGTTTCCTCTTCTCGATTCTGCAAGAGAACGTTCCCAAAGCCTCCTTCGTCTCGGGTTATATTTCCGGAATCGGGATGAAAACATGCCGGCTCTGCAGGCTTGGGAACTGCTCGAAAAGGAAAAAAGCAGGGCAAGCGAGTATCAGGAGTCTCTCTATTATCGTGCCCTTCTTCTTGCGGAACTGGAGCGTGGCGCAGAGGGCGATTTCCTCTTGATGAAACTTCAGGAGGAGTACGGAGGAAGCCATTGGGGACTGCAGGCCCGGGACCATCTGGAGTCCGTCGCACGCTACGAGCGGGTGCTGAAGGAGGCTGCGGTCGAGGAACTTGTCGATATCCTGCGATCCGAGTCCAAACTCAGTGTTGCCGCCTCCCTGAGATTGGGGCGGGTCTTCTCAGAGCAACTGAAGGATTTTCCCCGCGCCGTCGCACATTTTGAAGCACTCTCGGAGTCTCTGGAGGATCTTGACGAGTCGGCCCATGCCGCGTATGAGGCAGGTCGCGTCTCCGCTCTTCAGTCCCGGAAACTGGTTCTTGCCGGCGATGAGAAGACCGCACTCCAGTGGCGGGAGCGCGCTCTGGAGTTTTTTCGCTGGGCCTCGCGTTCGAGCCGCCCGGAAACTCTGGAAGGCAGCGATTATGAGCGGACACTTCTGGAACTGGACCGCCTGGAACAGGGCCCGGAACAGATGCCCTTCCTCGATCTGTATCTTGAAAGTTGGCCTGCCTCCCCGCGTTCTGCACTTCTTCTTTCCCGCAGGGCGGAGATTCTTCTGGAGCAGCAGTCCGGCGACATCGAGGAAGAACGCATTCTGGCCGTGCTTGAAGATTGCCGGAGATCTCTGACTCTGGACTCCAGCGGGGCCGCAGCACCCGCCACTCGACTGACTCTCGCCCGTGCTTCCCGGAAATTGAACCGCATGGAAGATGCGGAGATTCAGTACCGGATTCTTCTCGACCAGTTCTCCACCCGCTATGAGGGAGTGGAGGCTCGCTATGGCCTTGGTGAACTGGCTGAAAAGAGAAAGGAATTTCGAACGGCGCTCACTCTCTTCGGTGAATACGAAAGCATGGCTCCCGGAAGCTCACGAATTCCCCGTTGCCTGATCCATCTTGGAGACTGTCACTTTTTTCTGAGAAACTGGGAGAAGGCTCGAGACTACTATCGGAGAATTCGCGAGGAGTACCCGGACAATCCCTTTGTGGACGACACCGTATTCCGCTCGGCTCTGGCGGCCGAGAGGATGGGAGAGGGGGATGCCCAGCGGAAGGATCTTGTCTGGCTTTCCCAAAATGGCGAAGAGCGTTTCCGTCGGGAAGCTCTCTGGCGGCTGGCCGCTCTTCCCACAGAAGCATCTTCCCGACAAGGAGTCTTGCAGGAACTTCTGAAGCTCGGCTGGTCGGGTCGTTACTCTGAGGAATCGGCCATCGAACTTGCTCGCGGCGCTCTGGATTCAGGGCAGGGAAAAGAGGCTCTGGCACTTTGTGATTCCCTTCTTACCCGAACGGATTCCGGAGAGAATCTTCCTCTGCTGCGTTCGCTCCGCATTCGCTCGCTTCTTCAACTGGATCGGGGGGAGGAGGCTCTTGCGATCTGGAAGTCTCTGGAGGATGCAAGCCCCCTTGGAGAAGATGAGAGCGCGAGAGTCCTTCTTGCCTTCGGTCGATGGCATGGGAAAGAGGGCAGGCTGGAAGAAGCCCGACGCTGGTTTTCTCTCTGTCTGGATCGTCACGGGGAGAGTGTGGCCGCTGCGGAAGTGAGCTTCGAGACAGCCCTCATTGAAGCACGGGCCGGGCGATATGACCGCGCTCTGTCTCTCTTTGCTACCTTGCAGGAAGAGCACCCGGGAAGCCCTGCCGCATTTCGTGCATCTGTCAAAGCGGCCGGGATTCTCTTTAATCGTGGCGACTACGAGGAGGCCAGTCGCAATTACGAGCTGGCTCTATCCCTGGAAGAAAACCCGGACGCGGACCTGCTTTACTGGTCGTCGCTTGCCCTGGAAAAAACGGGGAATCCCCGGGAGGCTCTGGAGCGCATCCAGTCTTTTCTTGCCCGCTATCCGGAAGACGGGAAAGTGCCCGAGGCCATGATGAAGCTTGGTTATTTCTTCCAGCAACTCGGGCAGTTTGACCGGGCCCTTCTGGCCTACCGGAACGCGGAGTTTTTTCAGGACCGGGAGGGCAAGGCGAGGCTCCATTTCTGGATCGCCGACTGTCTGGAAGCCCGGGGAGATCTCGCAGAAGCGGCCACCGCGTTCCTGAAAGTTTCCTACCTCTACAATGACCAGGGGATGTGGGGGGTGACGGCCACGCTTCGAAGCGCCTTGCTTAGCGAAAAACTCGGGGATGCCAGTCAGGCCGACCGTCTCTTCCGCAAGGTTCTTTCCTCCCAGGGCGAGAACTCCGACTTCGGGCGAGCCGCCCGGGAGGGGCTCGAGCGTCTTGCGGGAAACGCCAATGTCCCGTAA
- the asnS gene encoding asparagine--tRNA ligase, producing MHEVRIAELANHDGERVRIRGWLYGKRGSKKLQFLQVRDGSGILQSIVSLNDIGEEVFSLAQSLTQESCIELEGEVHKDDRAPGGYELLVKDLRLLSGSENYPITPKEHGIDYLLERRHLWLRSRIQHSVLTIRATLIRSIRDFLDGEGFLLVDAPVFTPSSVEGTTTLFTVDYFEEEAYLTQSGQLYNEAAAAAFGKVYCFGPAFRAEKSKTRRHLTEFWMVEPEMAFADLNDVMETSERMLEYITGRVLHEHRDLLENVLERDVSVLEKIKAPFPRVHYDEAVQMLQDMGRDFEWGNDFGAEDETALSEKYDRPVFVHHFPTAIKAFYMEPDPESEKHCMSVDCLASEGYGEIIGGGARSSDLEFLEKRIEEHGLPREPYDWYLDLRRYGSFPHAGFGLGVERTLAWLTGRKHVRECIPFPRMMYRIKP from the coding sequence ATGCACGAAGTGAGAATCGCCGAGCTTGCAAACCATGACGGGGAACGGGTGAGAATCCGGGGCTGGCTCTATGGGAAGCGGGGGAGCAAGAAACTCCAGTTTCTTCAGGTGAGAGATGGCAGCGGGATTCTCCAGTCCATTGTTTCCCTGAATGACATCGGAGAGGAAGTCTTCTCTCTGGCCCAGTCCCTGACACAGGAAAGCTGCATTGAGCTGGAAGGGGAAGTCCACAAGGATGATCGAGCTCCCGGAGGCTATGAGCTTCTGGTCAAGGATCTTCGTCTCCTGTCAGGGAGTGAGAACTACCCGATTACTCCCAAGGAACACGGGATCGACTACCTTCTGGAGCGCAGACACCTGTGGCTTCGGAGCAGAATCCAGCATTCGGTACTGACCATCCGTGCCACTCTGATCCGGAGTATCCGTGATTTTCTCGATGGAGAAGGTTTCCTTCTCGTAGATGCTCCGGTTTTTACACCGAGCTCTGTAGAAGGAACGACCACTCTCTTTACCGTGGACTACTTTGAAGAAGAGGCCTACCTCACGCAGAGTGGGCAGCTTTACAACGAAGCGGCCGCAGCGGCTTTTGGTAAGGTCTATTGCTTCGGTCCGGCCTTTCGTGCCGAGAAAAGCAAAACCCGTCGCCACCTGACAGAGTTCTGGATGGTGGAGCCGGAGATGGCCTTCGCAGATCTGAATGATGTCATGGAAACCAGCGAGAGGATGCTGGAGTACATCACGGGAAGGGTTCTTCACGAGCACCGGGACCTGCTGGAGAATGTTCTGGAGCGGGATGTCAGTGTGCTGGAAAAGATCAAGGCTCCTTTCCCCAGAGTTCATTATGATGAGGCCGTGCAGATGCTTCAGGACATGGGGCGAGACTTTGAATGGGGAAATGACTTTGGAGCAGAGGACGAGACCGCTCTTTCAGAGAAGTACGACCGCCCGGTATTTGTGCATCACTTTCCGACAGCTATCAAGGCCTTCTACATGGAGCCAGACCCGGAGAGCGAAAAACACTGCATGTCAGTGGATTGTCTTGCCAGTGAAGGCTATGGTGAAATCATCGGGGGAGGGGCGCGTTCTTCCGATCTTGAATTTCTGGAAAAGAGAATCGAGGAACACGGGCTTCCCCGCGAACCCTACGATTGGTACCTGGATCTTCGGCGCTATGGCAGTTTTCCTCATGCCGGATTCGGGCTCGGTGTGGAGAGAACCCTTGCCTGGTTGACAGGGCGGAAGCATGTACGGGAGTGCATCCCCTTCCCGAGAATGATGTACCGGATCAAGCCATGA
- a CDS encoding pitrilysin family protein — MNPKLYAIQEDRKKVALPGGATLLSQTLPSALSVSMGVWIRSGSRHEEGRLQGISHFLEHMVFKGSRNRSAFEIASCLDRLGGQLDAFTSKESTCFSARVLAEHFDTAIDLLSDLLHNALLEPEMLELEKMVVVEEIRGVTDDPNDWIHDLASEEIFGEHPLAQPILGNEESVLSFSAEDVRQWMKKRYSADRLVIAVAGPLTHEEVFSRVQDHFPRTAAGDVDRDFPSPSKPHKSFRHVSRDLKQQHLWLGRRGMSFHDPRRYGMFLLSTILGGSMSSRLFQEIRERSGLAYSVYSHADFASDTGTLGTSMAVSPKRRKEALGRTLDEFQKLAREGCGEQELEDAKAQLKGSLLLSMESIPGRMARLARNELSYGRFLELEEIVEGVDSVQAGTLQELAEEFLDPESLSLVSIGPNEERSPF, encoded by the coding sequence ATGAATCCCAAGCTTTATGCGATTCAGGAAGACAGAAAGAAAGTGGCCCTCCCCGGGGGGGCCACTTTGCTTAGCCAGACCCTGCCTTCAGCTCTCTCGGTTTCGATGGGAGTCTGGATTCGCAGTGGCAGCCGGCATGAGGAAGGCCGCCTCCAGGGGATCAGCCATTTCCTGGAGCACATGGTCTTCAAGGGGAGCCGAAATCGCAGTGCTTTCGAAATCGCGTCCTGCCTGGATCGTCTGGGGGGGCAGTTGGACGCTTTCACTTCAAAAGAGAGCACCTGTTTCAGCGCGAGAGTTCTGGCGGAACATTTCGATACGGCGATCGATCTTCTATCGGATCTCCTGCATAACGCTCTTCTGGAGCCGGAGATGCTGGAGCTGGAAAAAATGGTGGTCGTCGAGGAGATTCGCGGTGTCACTGATGATCCCAATGACTGGATCCATGACCTTGCAAGCGAGGAGATCTTTGGCGAGCACCCCTTGGCCCAGCCGATTCTTGGGAACGAGGAATCCGTCCTCTCGTTTAGCGCCGAAGATGTCCGGCAGTGGATGAAGAAGCGCTACAGTGCGGACCGGCTAGTGATCGCCGTTGCGGGGCCTCTTACTCACGAGGAGGTCTTCTCCCGGGTTCAGGATCATTTTCCCCGGACCGCAGCAGGCGATGTGGATCGGGACTTCCCTTCCCCTTCGAAACCGCACAAGTCATTTCGGCATGTTTCCCGGGATCTGAAGCAACAGCATCTCTGGCTGGGGAGGCGAGGTATGAGCTTTCATGATCCCCGCCGCTATGGGATGTTCCTGCTTTCCACGATTCTCGGTGGGAGCATGAGCAGTCGCCTTTTTCAGGAGATTCGCGAGAGATCCGGGCTTGCATATTCAGTCTACAGCCATGCAGACTTTGCTTCAGATACGGGCACTCTGGGAACTTCAATGGCTGTATCTCCAAAACGCAGGAAGGAAGCTCTGGGGAGAACTCTGGATGAATTCCAAAAGCTGGCACGGGAGGGTTGCGGAGAGCAGGAACTGGAGGACGCCAAGGCGCAGTTGAAGGGAAGCCTGCTTCTGTCCATGGAGAGTATCCCTGGTCGCATGGCCCGCCTTGCAAGGAATGAACTCAGTTACGGGAGATTTCTTGAGTTGGAAGAGATCGTGGAGGGAGTGGACTCCGTACAGGCAGGAACACTTCAGGAACTGGCGGAAGAGTTTCTGGATCCCGAGTCCCTCTCTCTGGTGTCCATCGGTCCCAATGAAGAGAGGAGTCCATTCTGA
- a CDS encoding polyribonucleotide nucleotidyltransferase, protein MHSRVSLELSGQEYVLETGKIARQASGSVLVRQGDTLVLVTAVVGREDPERGWFPLMVEYREKYYAAGKIPGGFFKREARPTEKETLTSRLVDRPIRPLFPDGFMNEVQVVAFVLSYDGVNEPDTLAITGASTALNLSSIPFGDVISGVRVSRVDGSFKANPTTDESLDSDINIVVAGSDTSIMMVEGSAKEVSEEDMIAAIEFAHENVRRMNALQRELFEKADGKEKLSFSPPEMPEGIAEAVENSYGEELDRLGRNDHKKQREADLHSLKAKVLEEQAEAFPEQEKWLGKAFSHLEKKLMRKMILDEELRADGRKLEEVRAISVELGYLPRAHGSALFTRGETQALVALTLGTSRDEQRIDSIEGEYFKRFMLHYNFPGFSVGETGRFFTSRREIGHGNLAERALSNHVPGEDVFPYTLRIVSDITESNGSSSMASVCGGSLAMMDGGVPLENHVAGVAMGLITDGERYRILTDIQGLEDHLGDMDFKVTGSAKGITAFQLDTKIEGLPREIMAQALEQARTARAHILDVMNEAIDKSRESLSPYAPKITSISIPTDKIRDIIGKGGATIRRIQDETGASLEVEDDGTVKIAAVDQESGDAALDWVRMLTADAEVGKVYEGKVKDIVKFGAFVEILPGKEGLLHISEVDTRRIDRVEDVLQVGDAVQVKVLEVDSSGKIRLSRKALLQEAAESR, encoded by the coding sequence ATGCATTCTAGAGTCAGTCTCGAACTGTCAGGGCAGGAGTATGTCCTGGAAACCGGGAAGATCGCCCGTCAGGCGTCCGGTTCCGTTCTCGTTCGCCAGGGCGACACCCTGGTCCTTGTAACCGCTGTTGTCGGTCGGGAAGATCCCGAGCGCGGCTGGTTTCCCCTGATGGTCGAGTACCGGGAAAAGTACTATGCGGCCGGGAAGATTCCTGGAGGGTTTTTCAAGCGTGAGGCACGCCCCACGGAAAAGGAAACCCTGACCAGTCGACTGGTGGACCGTCCCATCCGTCCTCTATTTCCCGACGGTTTCATGAACGAGGTCCAGGTAGTGGCCTTTGTTCTCAGTTATGACGGAGTCAATGAGCCGGATACTCTGGCGATCACTGGTGCCAGCACGGCACTGAACCTCTCGTCGATCCCCTTCGGGGATGTGATTTCCGGTGTGAGGGTTTCCCGGGTGGATGGCAGTTTCAAGGCCAACCCCACGACCGACGAATCTCTTGACAGCGATATCAACATCGTTGTGGCCGGAAGTGACACTTCCATCATGATGGTGGAAGGAAGCGCAAAAGAGGTCTCCGAAGAAGACATGATCGCGGCCATCGAGTTCGCACATGAGAACGTCCGGAGAATGAACGCCCTGCAAAGGGAACTCTTTGAAAAGGCCGATGGCAAAGAGAAGCTCTCTTTCTCTCCGCCGGAAATGCCTGAAGGAATCGCCGAAGCCGTGGAGAACAGCTACGGCGAGGAACTCGATCGTCTTGGTCGCAATGACCACAAGAAGCAGCGGGAAGCAGATCTTCACTCACTCAAGGCGAAGGTTCTCGAGGAGCAGGCCGAAGCTTTTCCGGAGCAGGAGAAGTGGCTTGGCAAGGCCTTCTCTCATCTTGAGAAAAAGCTCATGCGCAAGATGATCCTCGATGAGGAACTGCGGGCCGATGGCCGAAAGCTCGAAGAGGTCCGTGCGATCAGTGTCGAGTTGGGCTACCTGCCCCGCGCTCACGGTTCTGCTCTCTTTACCCGTGGTGAAACCCAGGCGCTGGTCGCTCTGACTCTGGGTACTTCCCGCGACGAGCAGCGAATCGACAGCATTGAGGGCGAGTACTTCAAGCGTTTCATGCTTCATTACAACTTCCCCGGATTCAGTGTGGGCGAAACGGGCCGCTTTTTCACCAGTCGCCGTGAGATTGGTCACGGTAACCTGGCCGAGCGTGCCCTGAGCAATCATGTTCCCGGCGAAGATGTCTTTCCTTACACCCTGAGGATTGTCAGTGACATCACCGAGTCGAATGGTTCGAGTTCCATGGCCTCGGTCTGCGGTGGCAGTCTTGCCATGATGGACGGTGGAGTTCCTCTGGAAAACCATGTGGCTGGTGTTGCCATGGGCCTGATCACCGACGGGGAGCGCTATCGCATCCTGACGGACATTCAGGGACTCGAGGATCACCTCGGAGACATGGACTTCAAGGTTACGGGAAGCGCGAAGGGAATCACAGCCTTCCAGCTGGACACCAAGATCGAGGGTCTTCCCCGCGAGATCATGGCGCAGGCACTGGAGCAGGCCCGGACGGCCAGAGCGCATATTCTGGATGTGATGAATGAGGCGATTGACAAGTCTCGTGAAAGCCTGAGTCCCTATGCACCGAAGATCACTTCGATCAGCATTCCTACGGACAAGATTCGGGACATCATCGGCAAGGGTGGTGCGACCATTCGCCGAATCCAGGATGAGACCGGAGCATCGCTGGAAGTCGAAGACGACGGAACAGTCAAGATCGCTGCGGTCGACCAGGAGAGTGGCGATGCGGCTCTTGACTGGGTTCGGATGCTGACGGCTGATGCCGAAGTCGGAAAGGTCTACGAAGGCAAGGTGAAGGACATCGTCAAGTTCGGTGCCTTTGTGGAGATCCTTCCCGGCAAGGAAGGACTGCTGCACATTTCTGAAGTGGATACACGTCGGATCGACAGGGTGGAAGATGTTCTGCAGGTCGGCGACGCTGTTCAGGTGAAGGTTCTGGAAGTGGACTCTTCCGGCAAGATTCGTCTGAGCCGGAAGGCTCTTCTTCAGGAGGCGGCAGAAAGCCGGTAG
- the rpsO gene encoding 30S ribosomal protein S15 — protein sequence MALEPNAKKSIIDKYRLHTEDSGSAEVQIALLTERISQLTEHFKVHAKDHHSRRGLMKLVGRRRRLLDYLKKNKLDVYRQLIKDLGLRR from the coding sequence ATGGCACTTGAGCCGAATGCTAAAAAAAGCATCATTGATAAGTATCGACTTCACACCGAGGATTCCGGTTCTGCGGAAGTGCAGATTGCGCTTCTGACGGAACGGATCAGCCAGTTGACGGAACACTTCAAGGTTCACGCGAAGGATCATCATTCCCGTCGCGGACTCATGAAGCTGGTCGGCCGACGCCGCCGGCTTCTTGATTACCTGAAGAAGAACAAGCTTGATGTTTACCGTCAGTTGATCAAGGACCTCGGCCTGCGAAGGTAA
- the ribF gene encoding riboflavin biosynthesis protein RibF has translation MIYRDPAEVPGGQSRSVAVGVFDGIHRGHAKILDQLKLRKDEESLDTSLVLSFDPHPLAVTRPEQSPSLICTPEERCLEIGRRGIDEILLLPFSPEWAALPFEQFCAEVLSSALGTQSLVIGEDFRMGRDREGGIEELRKEGALRGFSVEVIPPCLHEGQVISSTRIRRDLREGRLEEVAAQLGRPWRLSGRVVRGAGKGRELGFPTANLDAFLPEKLLPPPGVYRVEARLEDAAFPGLMNLGWAPTLRDSFVAEVHLLDFHRDLLGEVLELDIFQRIRDEQRFPDLASLVRQIEEDVRNLRRFLGRNS, from the coding sequence ATGATCTATCGGGATCCTGCAGAAGTTCCCGGAGGACAGAGCCGTTCGGTAGCGGTGGGGGTCTTTGATGGCATCCACCGGGGGCATGCGAAGATCCTGGACCAGCTCAAACTTCGGAAGGATGAGGAGTCATTGGACACTTCGCTGGTTCTCAGCTTTGATCCCCATCCTCTTGCGGTGACTCGCCCGGAGCAGTCTCCTTCCCTGATCTGCACTCCTGAGGAGCGATGTCTGGAAATCGGACGACGTGGGATTGATGAAATTCTGCTTCTGCCCTTCAGTCCTGAGTGGGCCGCCCTGCCCTTTGAACAGTTTTGCGCGGAAGTTCTGTCTTCCGCACTCGGAACCCAAAGTCTGGTGATCGGGGAGGACTTTCGAATGGGCCGCGACCGTGAAGGAGGCATTGAGGAGCTCCGGAAGGAAGGTGCTTTGCGAGGCTTTTCCGTGGAGGTGATACCTCCCTGTCTTCATGAGGGGCAGGTGATCAGCAGTACCCGCATTCGAAGGGATCTTCGGGAAGGGCGGCTGGAGGAAGTTGCAGCCCAACTGGGTCGGCCCTGGAGATTGAGCGGCCGTGTCGTTCGGGGTGCCGGCAAGGGAAGGGAACTTGGATTTCCCACGGCAAACCTCGATGCCTTTCTGCCGGAAAAACTGCTTCCTCCTCCCGGAGTCTACCGGGTGGAGGCGAGACTCGAGGATGCGGCCTTTCCGGGCCTCATGAATCTCGGCTGGGCTCCCACGCTGAGGGATTCCTTTGTGGCGGAAGTCCATCTGCTGGACTTTCACCGGGATCTTCTGGGAGAGGTCTTGGAACTGGATATATTTCAACGAATTAGAGATGAACAACGCTTTCCGGATCTGGCCTCTCTGGTTCGGCAGATCGAGGAAGATGTCAGAAATCTGAGACGGTTTCTCGGACGGAATTCCTGA
- the truB gene encoding tRNA pseudouridine(55) synthase TruB produces MERVFLIDKPEGPSSHDLVDRVRRSLGIRRVGHTGTLDPFASGLLLVLTGKATRLAEVFREHDKRYQGTVCFGSSTETDDREGAVLESLEDFTVDRDALHESILDLASRKEQRVPLYSAIKIDGVPLYKRVRRGEKPEAPVRPVLIHDIRLLEQREREVDLEVHCASGTYIRSLARDLGEILGIPSHLSSLRRNAAGPFSVKDAVSIESIEESGFEAGLPLGLAFASLPSARVSGDFLPRFLHGEQPRAEQLQMESPLPEPGTWMRFLGEGDALLALGRVEMREEGPALRLRRMLEA; encoded by the coding sequence GTGGAAAGGGTCTTCCTCATCGACAAGCCCGAGGGTCCCAGCAGCCATGATCTGGTGGACAGGGTTCGGCGTTCTCTCGGCATTCGAAGGGTCGGGCACACGGGCACCCTGGATCCCTTTGCCTCCGGACTTCTTCTCGTCCTGACCGGGAAGGCCACCCGCCTTGCCGAAGTTTTCCGCGAACATGACAAGCGTTATCAGGGAACGGTTTGCTTCGGCTCCTCCACGGAAACCGATGACCGCGAAGGGGCTGTGCTCGAGTCTCTCGAGGATTTCACAGTCGACCGGGATGCTCTCCATGAGTCAATTCTGGATCTTGCAAGCCGGAAGGAACAGCGGGTTCCCCTGTACTCCGCCATCAAGATCGACGGGGTTCCTCTCTATAAAAGAGTGCGTAGGGGCGAAAAGCCGGAAGCCCCGGTGCGTCCGGTACTGATTCACGACATTCGTCTTCTGGAGCAAAGGGAGAGGGAAGTCGATCTGGAAGTCCATTGCGCTTCGGGAACCTATATCCGTTCGCTGGCCCGTGATCTGGGAGAGATTCTGGGGATTCCTTCACATCTGTCTTCCCTGCGCAGAAATGCTGCGGGTCCCTTTAGCGTGAAGGATGCGGTTTCCATCGAGAGTATCGAGGAGTCAGGGTTTGAGGCGGGCCTTCCTCTCGGGCTTGCCTTTGCGAGTTTACCCTCGGCCCGTGTTTCCGGGGACTTCCTGCCGCGCTTTCTGCATGGGGAACAACCTCGAGCAGAGCAGCTTCAAATGGAATCTCCCCTGCCAGAGCCGGGCACATGGATGCGTTTTTTGGGAGAGGGAGATGCCCTTCTCGCTCTCGGGCGAGTGGAGATGAGGGAAGAGGGTCCGGCCCTGCGTCTTCGTAGAATGCTGGAGGCCTGA
- the rbfA gene encoding 30S ribosome-binding factor RbfA, with protein sequence MSTASMSGHYRQRLEHMIQKALSDLLLNEVRDPRVEGVVFTSVEMNRDLSVAKVFYMPPVGEDPYEVTRGLHKSAGFLRGAVGRALGLREAPEIRFQMDESLDRVNRLEELLDEEGE encoded by the coding sequence GTGAGTACTGCTAGCATGTCGGGACACTATCGACAGAGACTTGAACACATGATCCAGAAGGCTCTGAGCGATCTCCTGCTCAATGAGGTTCGGGATCCAAGGGTGGAAGGCGTGGTCTTCACTTCCGTGGAGATGAACCGCGATCTTTCCGTGGCCAAGGTCTTCTATATGCCCCCGGTGGGGGAAGACCCCTATGAAGTTACTCGAGGACTTCACAAGAGTGCAGGCTTTCTGCGCGGCGCGGTTGGACGTGCTCTGGGACTTCGGGAGGCTCCCGAGATCCGCTTCCAGATGGATGAAAGTCTCGACCGGGTAAACCGGCTTGAGGAATTGCTGGACGAAGAAGGGGAGTAA